The Polyangium mundeleinium genome contains the following window.
GCCTCCGCGCGCCGATTACGATCTGCGGATCCCGCTCGCCGCCGAGCGCACGTTGCTCGCGTGGCTGCGCACGGGCCTCGCCATGATGGGGTTCGGGTTCGTCGTGGCGCGGTTCGGGATCTTCCTCCGCGAGCTCGCGGCGACCCGCAGCGCCCCACCGTCGCATTCTGCGCACATGTCCCAGGCGGTCGGCATTGCGCTCGTGGTGCTCGGCGTCGTCGTCAACGTCGTCGCGGCGCTCCAGCATGCGCGCTTCGTCGTTCGGTACAATCGCGGCGAGACGCCGCGCGCGCACCCCCTTTCGATGGGCGTGCTCCTCTCGGTCGTGCTCGCGCTGCTCGGGGGGGCGATAGCGGTGTACCTCTTGCGGCTCGAGTCGCCCTGAGCCGGGTTTCCTCGCAAAGCCGCCGCACCGGGGCGCTGCCCCGGACCCCGCGAGGGGCTGTCCGCCCCCTCGACCCCGGACCAGGCACGGCCTGGACCGAAGGTGGAAGAACTGCGCGATGCGCAGTTCTTCCAACGGGCCGGTGGCAAGACCACGGAGGGGGGTTTCAAGCTGGAGACGGGTACGTTGTCCGTTGAACCGTCAGCGCCGCCTTCTTGGCTGAAGGGTCTCAGCCTGCGCCTCTCGGCCGAATTCCAAGGAGCGCGAGCGCATTCGACCAGAGGGGCCAGAGCGTGCGGAAGGGATGCGTCGCGAGGAGGACGCCGCCGTTCGGGAGGCGGCGGACGTGGTAGGGGGCGTGCTGCTCGATCAGGCGCCGGTGTTCGACCGTGTGCAGGAGTTCGTACGTCGGCCCTCCTGAAAGCCGCGCTTCAATGGCCTGGCGGGCCAGCGGCTCGGCCGCGCGCCACTCGTCGTCCTGCAAGGCCGCCGCGGATGCTTCGAGGGCGTCGAGCAGAGCATTCGGCGGCGTCGCAAGGGCCCGCAAGACCTGCTCGCGGGAGAGCACCTCATCGCCGGGTCGGATCGGTCGCACGCCCTCGCGTGCAAACGGGGAGAAGGGTGGCCCACGGGGAGCATCTTTGCGCGCCATGTGGTCCTCCGCGTCGTGCTTCTGCACGCCCTCGAGCGAGGTCGCGATCCCGACGCGTGTGCCTTCGGGGGCGGCGAAGGCGCGCGCGGCGAGCTCGTCGAGCGAGAGGCCTACGAGGAGCCCCATCTTGTACCCGTCGTGGAGATGAATCCACGAGAGGGCGAGGTCTCGCGCGACGGCTGCGGCGTCGGCGTGGTATGTCGCGTTGGCCTCCAGGTGCGCTACCCAGGGGAAGCACATGGAACACGCGCCCGTCGTTACGAGCCCTGCGTCCGGCGCGCAGAGGCCGAGGAGGATATGCTCCACGTCGGCTTGCGTGTGGAACGCAATGGCCGCCGCCTCGATCGATGGGGCGTGCGGCCCCGCGCCTAGAAAGAAGTCGTAGCGGATGGGGAAGAAGTACGACGGATCGTACACCGAGAATTGCATCGGGACTTCCCACGTATATGTCTTATACGCCTCCCCGCGACTTTTGAGGCGTTCGTCAAGCCACTCTCCTGAACGTAGGGTGATTCCTGCGTAAGCCTCGATGGCGGCTGTCTTCTTCGTGAGATGCGCGCGCGCGAGCCGTCGCACGTCCTCGAGCGCGAGATCGTCGTGGGTCGTCTCCTTCGCGCGGAGCTCGCTGAGCTCCACGCCATAAGGCGTCCCCCGCTGATCGAGAGCCGCCAAGGCTGCCACAAAGGCATCGGCCCGGGCCTCCGGGGCACACCACGCGTAGAAGTACGGGCCGTCGCCTTCGTGCAGGACGAATCCGTCCGTCGAAAGGCGCTTCGCCCACAACGCCTTGATGTCCGGCTCATCGATCTCCAGGTCATCGCTCGTCATAGCTGGATCACCCGAATCACATGGCCCTCGATGCGCACCACTTCCTTGCCTTCCTCGGTCAACTTGATGAGGGTGTCGCCGATGACCTCATAGTTCTCGTCGTTCATCTTCGCTCCCTTCGTCATGATGAGTTCGAGGTGCGCGACATCGCCATGGAGATTCTTCTCCTTCAGCTTCTTCATCGCATTCCCCAGTTGCTGGACCACATCGCCGCCCTCCACGCGGCCGCTCTTCACCTCGCTCAGCGCCAGCATGTTCTCCTTCGTCACCGTGAGGTAATCCGGTGCCTTCGAAAGGTTGTTGCCGAGCCCGTTTCGGATACCGAGCACCCTCCGCACGGCCGGATCGCCCACGCCGAGCATCTGCCGTCCCTCCTGCTTGATCAAGTACACCCCCGCCTTCTGCTCGAACGTGTCGCCGACCGTCTTGGCGCTTTCCATCACGCCGCGAAGGTCCTTATACGACTCCCTCCGGGCTCCCTGCAACGCCTCCAGGAACTCGTCCGTGTACCCGACAATCCCCGCCGCGACAATCTTCGCCCCCGGCTTCACCCCGGCCGCTTTGATCCCAGCCCAAGCTTTCGTGATTTTCCCGAAGCCGAACCCCACCCCCGAGAAGACGCGCTCCTCCGTGGTCAGATCCTTCCCCCGGGCAAACACAAGAGCTTCCCCGTCACCGCCTCG
Protein-coding sequences here:
- a CDS encoding YidH family protein, with product MPEPPPRADYDLRIPLAAERTLLAWLRTGLAMMGFGFVVARFGIFLRELAATRSAPPSHSAHMSQAVGIALVVLGVVVNVVAALQHARFVVRYNRGETPRAHPLSMGVLLSVVLALLGGAIAVYLLRLESP